A single genomic interval of Helianthus annuus cultivar XRQ/B chromosome 6, HanXRQr2.0-SUNRISE, whole genome shotgun sequence harbors:
- the LOC110864338 gene encoding ATP-dependent Clp protease ATP-binding subunit CLPT2, chloroplastic: MSSHSLFSSATTCSHHHSFNKPDPFSSISQIPTQNLQSQWLGVVTKFPLKHSHTRPRLPKTRPVSANVTFSLPTANPERINSTDKVPKWSLKGIKSFAMGELEARKLKFSITGTEAILMGILVEGTNRASKLLRANGFTLGKVREEAIKLIGKPDYFYFSPEHPPLTESAQKALDWAVDEKLKSGDDGEITTSHLLLGVWSEKEGAGYKIMATLGFNDEKAQELHALISKPGFVED; the protein is encoded by the exons ATGTCTTCTCATTCTCTCTTTTCCTCTGCTACTACATGCTCCCATCATCATTCCTTCAACAAACCCGACCCGTTTTCTTCAATTTCCCAAATACCCACACAAAACTTACAGTCTCAGTGGTTAGGTGTAGTAACCAAATTCCCCCTTAAACACTCCCATACCCGACCCCGTCTTCCCAAGACCCGACCCGTTTCCGCCAACGTCACTTTCAGCCTCCCAACTGC GAATCCAGAGAGGATTAATTCAACTGATAAAGTTCCCAA ATGGTCGTTGAAAGGAATAAAGTCGTTTGCAATGGGGGAATTGGAGGCGAGAAAGCTCAAGTTTTCGATTACTGGTACTGAAGCTATACTTATGGGGATTTTGGTTGAAG GAACAAATCGGGCTTCAAAACTTTTGCGTGCAAACGGGTTTACACTTGGCAAAGTGCGCGAAGAGGCCATCAAATTGATTGGAAAACCCGACTACTTCTATTTCAGTCCCGAACATCCTCCTCTAACCGAATCGGCTCAAAAAGCCCTTGATTGGGCCGTCGATGAGAAACTCAAATCAG GTGATGATGGGGAAATTACAACGTCTCACCTGCTTCTCGGCGTATGGTCTGAAAAGGAAGGAGCGGGATACAAAATAATGGCTACGCTCGGTTTTAACGACGAGAAAGCCCAAGAACTTCACGCTTTGATTTCAAAACCAGGGTTTGTTGAAGATTAA
- the LOC110864337 gene encoding protein DETOXIFICATION 56, which translates to MEEENPNPHPHPQPEKLLGMALMELKTQQAIVFPLGAMNLLWFAKLAITTAFLGRLGELELASGSLGFMFANVTGFSILNGLCGAMEPICGQAYGANNFKLLHKTLVMMVCLLLLTSLFSCFLWLNVDQILIHFGQQEDISIEAKKYLFCLLPDLIVTSFLCPLKSYLTSQSMTIPIMLTSALAVVLHVPVNIVLAKTRGFEGISMAIWITDLVVVILLAVYVVVVEFRKGGTWKEGGWCEHRFEDWVQLLKLCGPCCLTTCLEWWCYEILVLLTGKLPNAKQVVSIIAIVLNFDYLLFAIMLSLATCASIRVSNELGANQAGPAYKAAYISLTLGSVAGLVGGLVMVLARGTWGRLFSHDKAIVRGVGNAMLWMALLEVVNFPLAVCGGIVRGTARPWLGMYANIGGFYLLALPLGVVLAFKVHMGLQGLLIGFIAGVSGCLMLLLVFISRINWAEEADKAQRFAAPEYVKDENIAKT; encoded by the coding sequence ATGGAGGAAGAAAACCCAAACCCGCACCCGCACCCGCAGCCTGAGAAACTTCTTGGAATGGCCTTAATGGAGCTTAAGACGCAGCAGGCGATTGTGTTCCCGTTGGGGGCAATGAACTTGCTATGGTTTGCCAAGCTAGCGATAACTACGGCGTTTCTTGGTCGACTTGGTGAACTTGAGTTAGCTAGTGGGTCACTCGGGTTCATGTTTGCAAACGTGACCGGTTTCTCAATCTTGAACGGTTTATGTGGTGCCATGGAGCCCATTTGTGGTCAAGCTTATGGAGCCAACAACTTCAAGCTACTTCACAAAACTCTTGTAATGATGGTTTGTTTGCTCCTACTAACATCACTCTTTTCTTGCTTCTTGTGGCTAAATGTTGATCAAATCTTGATTCATTTTGGCCAACAAGAAGATATCTCTATCGAAGCAAAGAAGTATTTGTTTTGTCTCCTTCCTGATTTGATCGTTACGTCGTTCTTGTGCCCTCTTAAATCCTACTTGACTTCACAAAGCATGACCATCCCTATCATGTTAACCTCGGCTCTCGCAGTGGTTCTCCATGTACCGGTTAACATTGTCCTTGCAAAAACTAGAGGTTTTGAAGGCATTTCAATGGCCATATGGATCACCGATCTTGTGGTAGTCATTCTACTAGCGGTCTATGTGGTGGTGGTTGAGTTCCGAAAGGGTGGAACATGGAAAGAAGGTGGGTGGTGTGAACACCGGTTCGAAGACTGGGTTCAGTTGCTAAAACTTTGTGGTCCATGTTGCCTTACTACATGCCTTGAATGGTGGTGCTATGAAATTTTAGTCTTGCTAACCGGAAAGCTCCCGAATGCTAAACAAGTGGTTAGCATAATCGCGATTGTGCTCAACTTTGATTACTTGCTTTTCGCTATAATGCTTTCGTTAGCCACATGTGCATCCATTCGTGTTTCAAACGAGCTCGGTGCAAACCAAGCCGGACCCGCCTACAAAGCGGCTTATATCTCATTGACGTTGGGCTCCGTTGCAGGGTTAGTTGGTGGGTTAGTCATGGTGTTAGCTAGAGGCACATGGGGTCGTCTATTTAGCCATGATAAGGCGATCGTGAGAGGCGTCGGGAATGCAATGTTGTGGATGGCTTTGCTAGAGGTGGTGAATTTCCCATTGGCGGTTTGTGGCGGGATTGTGAGGGGAACCGCTAGGCCGTGGTTGGGGATGTATGCAAACATCGGCGGCTTCTACCTATTAGCATTGCCTTTAGGTGTGGTTTTAGCTTTTAAGGTTCATATGGGACTCCAAGGATTGTTGATAGGTTTCATAGCCGGCGTTTCGGGTTGTTTGATGTTGCTATTAGTGTTCATTTCAAGGATTAATTGGGCCGAGGAAGCCGATAAGGCACAAAGATTTGCCGCTCCGGAGTATGTTAAAGATGAAAACATTGCCAAAACATGA